CGAGGAAGATCACGACGTTGTATCCGAGCCCCTTCCAGATGCTCATCAGGATTATGCAGGGCATTGCCCATTTGGGGTCCAAGAGCCATGACTGAATGGGGAGGCCGAGCTTGTCCAAAATGCCGTTAAGAAGACCCGAATAGTCAGGATGGTATATCCAGAACCAGATGATCGCCACTGCGTTTGCAGCGGTGATGACCGGCAGGAAGTACACCGTGCGATACCAGGCAAGCCCCCTGATCTTCTGGTTGAGGAGGATGGCGACAACGAGCGCAACTGCCATGGACGTGGGGACAGTGCCTACGACGTAGTACACCGTGTTCAGGAGCGATGTCACGAAGTCGCTGTCCTTGAGCAGCGCCGCGTAGTTCGCGAACCCTACGAACTCCGGGTTCGGGCTTATGTAGTTCCAGTCGAGAAGGCTGACGTAAAACGCGTAGAATACCGGCGCGAAGTGGAACGTAACGAGCACCGCGAGAGACGGCAGGAGATATAGGTAAGCCGTGAGCGTCTCCCTAATGTACTTGCGCCGCGCGGCTGCGCCTTTAGATCGAGACGGTCGAACCGCCACCTCAAAGCACCACCTTCACAATGTGCCCGCGGGGCAGAGCCGGCCGGTCACCTTGATCCCAGCCATCCCACGAGCTTCAACATGAATTCTTCGTTGCCGAGGTCCGGACGAAAGTCGTAGGCCGAATATAGCGGCGCGCCCATGGCGACCACCCGGCCCTTGCCGACGTCTTCCGAGGCACACACCACCGGGCGAG
Above is a genomic segment from Bacillota bacterium containing:
- a CDS encoding sugar ABC transporter permease, whose protein sequence is MRETLTAYLYLLPSLAVLVTFHFAPVFYAFYVSLLDWNYISPNPEFVGFANYAALLKDSDFVTSLLNTVYYVVGTVPTSMAVALVVAILLNQKIRGLAWYRTVYFLPVITAANAVAIIWFWIYHPDYSGLLNGILDKLGLPIQSWLLDPKWAMPCIILMSIWKGLGYNVVIFLAGLQNISSEYYEAAQIDGARGWSIFRYITWPLLSPTTFFVLIISVIGSFQVFSQVYVMTRGGPLKSTLVVVYYLYKVGFEDFKMGYASAMAYALFVIIFALTLLQRKYIGSRVYYQ